ATGTGAAACATTTCTGATGCCGGTCCAGTGGCTGTTTACACGGTAGTCGGACTGTGACATCAGAGTCCAGACTTTATAAATGTCAGCAGGCACAAGAATGAGCAGTTAGCTAACAGCATCACACAGGTTAGTGAGGCAGACTGAGCTGCATCATCAACACGAGCCCCCATGGACCGactgctgtgtgactgtgtgacagcTCTggctgtactgctgtgtgtggCTACACAGGTGAGGCCTGCTCCTGCTTACTTACTGTAGTTTGTTCTGAATTAGATTATaatgaggagggggggggggggtgtatttaatttattgttttaggATTGAGTAATATTGTTGAATATCTTTTCTATGCAGCAAATTGTGTGGAGAAACGTCTtctgattttaatttaaaacaaaagagtgATTCTGGACAGagttacaaatataaaacaagtaGGACTATAACAAACAAAtatctgttgattattttccTGATTAGTTGTTTAGCTtatcaaatgtcagaaaatagtggtAATTGTTCATTTTTCAATTTACTGCATCACATCATAATATCATAAAGTGTCTTGTTTCGTCCAAAACTGCTAAGATATTCAGTTCATGATCACATGAGACAAAAAAGCATagcatttaagaagctggaactagagaatattttgcatttttgaTTGAAAAGTGAATCAAAAGAGTGAGAAATATCAAAATTGATTCAGATAAATGTAAGTTATTAACTGATTAATCATTTCAGCCATACAAATACGCAAATTATTTGTTGACGTAACTCTTATGACACCATATTCTCTGCATATTCAAGCACACGTTCTATTATCATCTTCCTGTTTTAAAGTTTGAAGTGTTACcagtaaagaaatgtgtaacGTTCTCTCACTGTATGTTTGTGGAATGACATTACGGCTGCATTGTCGTGTTGGGCAGCGAGTGAAAAACAAGCAGTGGTCTGGTTTTCATTTATTCTGCTCTGTTTAAGTGAAACTGGGCTCGTCCAGATCTCGCCTGTGTTTTGGCTCCACCAGATACATGTAATTGGAAACAGTGGTTTGGCCTGTGTTAGCTGCTGGCGTGCAGTTTCTCAGAATACCGATAGTATTTTCTTTACCCCTCACATGAAAATCTCGTCACGAGGATAAAgatttagatcaggggtgtccaaaccttttttttcaaaGAGGGCCAGATTTGATAAAGTGAAGATGCCCGGGGGCCAATAGTCCCTTCTGACATTTGTTAACCATAAAAGTTACatataacataaaacacactgtTATATAACAATTTTCATTGTCACAATTATCCTTATTATTCAAATGGTAATGGAAACACATATGAGCCACTCAGGCAGGCGTGGACAACTCTAAAGGCACAATTATGCCTTTCATTCATATCAGTCAGATAACATTGAACAAAAGGAGGaattattttaaagatttattctgTTTGATAGTAATAGCGGgccataaataacacattattagaACAGAGCTGCCGGCCGTATGAATCTTTCGGACTTTGGACATGCCTGATTTAGATGATTAGAATTGTGGGTGTGATGATAACAATGATGTTCTATCATCCTCTAACCCAGGGGTGCCAAACATGCGGctcgcgggccaaaaccggcccgccagagggtccaatccggcccgtgggatgaaagtgtaaaaattagttgttttgatcataaagtaaaagcctttgtagacacactgtgatcagtaagttgtaacacacatgtgtaaatgataaactaacactattgttgaaattgcaggttgttcataatgttttgtaaaaactaaATGAGTTTGACGCCCCTGGTCTGACCGGTTCCCATGTGTGTTGTCCCTGCAGGTGCTGTGCCAGCTGTGTGACAGGCCCTGCCTTTGCCCCAGTTCTGTCCCCCAGTGCCCCACAGGAGTCCCCCTGATGCTGGATGGCTGCCGGTGCTGCCAGGTATGCGCCCGGCTACAAGGCGAGCCCTGCACTGAGATGTTTCCCTGCGACAGCCAGAGAGGACTGCAGTGCGACTACAGCGCCAGCTTCCCCGGAGACCCTGGGGAGTGTGTCAGTGAGTGCCTCCTCTAACAAGCAAACAACCAGGCCCATGTCTGTGTGGgtaggacagagtgcaggacgtacagggaggaggtgataGAGCCTCAGTCAGTTTGCATGCGCGCGACAAACAGACAGTCAATGTTTAAAGTCTGCTCAGCGGAGCGGGACGGCCTGTCAGAACTCCAGAACGTTTCAACTTCTATTTCCAGGACTGCTGTTGACACATTTCATCTAATGACTGCCCTTTGAGCAGCATGATAGATTGCAGAGACAACACTCATGGATTGAAAAACAGACTCCTCAGTTTCTCAGTAGAGACGCCTGGTTTCCCATAAGACTACATAACCATTGGCAGGGACAGCAGCTCCTGTgtcctcacctctctctctctcatgttcctctgctgtgtccccctgcatccatccatctcccccctctctctccacctaATCTAATCCTTTCACTTCCTGATTAAGTTTCCCACATCAATCCAAGGGGCAGGTATGGTGGAGAAAGTTAAGACGTCTGTGCGTCTTTGTTTCTTACAGGTCAGGAGGATCTGGGCTGTGAAGTCAATGGCATCTCTTACCATGAGGGCCAGTCGTTTCAGCCCTCCTGTGACTCGTACTGCCACTGCAGAGGTGGAGGGGTGAGCTGTGTGCCAACTTGTCCTCTGAATGCTCGCCTTCCCACTCCGGACTGTCCCAACCCACAACATATCCGGCTACCGGGGAAATGCTGCAAGGAATGGGTGTGTGAAAACCTTGAGAACACAGTCATTCAGGATGCCATCACAGGTAAACTCAACAGGTGGACGGATGACTTATGAGGGTAAAATAAACCCTGGCTTATGGAAGTAGATTTCTTactagcagcagcagtagtgagCTACATTAGAAACTTCATAGTGGACTTTAACTGGaagatttttacattttaggaaacacttatttgctttcttaccAGGAGTTGGATGAAATGATGGATACaactcatgtctgtacagtaaatatgaaacCATATCCAGCAGCAGATTAGCTTATTGTAGCATAGAGACAGGAAAgcctagcctggctctgtctaaaggtAACAAAGTCTGTCCTACTTGCATCTTTAAAGCTCACAAATTAACATCTTATAACTCGCTATCTttaaaaaccaaagtgtaaaaacaaaaatgtgtgttttttttaatctttttccccgtttccagtcttgatgctaagctaagctaatcacctcctggctgtagcttcatatttaatgagcagACAAAAGAGTGGTAACAATCTTTTCATCAAACTCTCTGAAAGAAAGCAATTAAGTGCATTTCTCAAAGtgtcgaactattcctttaaatggtGTTCTCATTTACAACATTATTTCCAGATGTCAGATGTTTCTCCATATACTATCACTGGATTTCTCAGCTACAAAAGTTGCTCATTAATGATCATTCCATATGGCAACATAATTCTCCCTTCATTTATATGAGGTTTGTCACTGGTGGTCATGTCTGGAAGTTTTTACTGGAGCATTTTTGAGTTAAACTGGGGTGTGTCTGGCCAAATGAAAACTCCCAAAGTCCAAATATAACCCACATTTCTTTGGAAAAgtcaaaacatatttctttctcaGTCACCAAGTTTCCTAGTTTCATAACAACAACCACAGCTGTGTAACAATTAAACATGAAGCACTGTAGAGACTATTACTGCATTAAAAGAGCAGCGTGTACGTGAGAGGGGGAGTCCGGAAAATGAAGCCACTCCAATAACAACTGGATCACCGAACACTGTCGGAGTCTAACAACCTTATGAGAGCAGCAATAGAACATTTTGTTCTTGGATACATCCCTGAAGATCAGCTGATTATTATGACTCGTACATGTTAGTTTTGGGAGGAACAAAAACTTGCTTTGGAATTTTAGATTCACAAAAATCCAAAGCATTGGATCAAACTTCAATTGGACATTtttgtgaataaaaaacaatcgGATGAGACGTGAAGGTTTACTGGAAGTGAGTCACTGAGGTGAATGAGTTTAGTTCATGTGATGTGATCTGAATGTGCTTCTCTCTCTAGTCATTGTTTCATTTGGTTTCTTTAGCCATGAGACCCGGCAGGTTGTGGCCAGCTCTCCGGATGGATCACCCTCTAAACAAACTCGTCCCACCTGCCTCCACCTGTACAGAGCAGAGCACCCAGTGGAGTGCCTGCTCCCAGAGCTGTGGGGCTGGGCTCTCCATACGAGTCTCTAACCAGAACCCAGCATGCAAGCTGCAAATGGAAACTCGACTTTGTAAAGTGCGGCCTTGCCGTACAGTTCAGCCTGCCCCGAGGAAACCCATGGTGAGCCTCAGTTTATTTCTACTCCCTGCATGTAGTCATGTTCTATCTCCTCATGTATCGCCATCGTCCATTGACGGCTTTAAatggtcagttcacccaaatcacaaaaagcggttttggttttatgtgcTGAGTTTGGAGATAGTTTTTTCACATATCTTCAGGACAAACTTGTCCAATGACATGACTTCCATTTTACTTCACGCTCTAATGAAGGCCACCAGGCCACATGACCTTAGCATTGTTTGTCTGACATGGCCAGAATAAATTGGTGAACGTGTACCCGtctacctttttacttttgggtATTCAACGTTGGAACTTTATGAACTTAGGTTTGGCCCCACAAACAAAGACTGAGCAATGCTCTGCATAGCTAAGAAACAACAAGGGGTAATTGAAAACATATGCTTAATGTGATTCGGGTGAACTTACAAAGATTTCTCTGAAGCTGCAACGCACaaacaattttaaaatgaaaggttAGGGTTCTGTGGAGTTCTGTTGTAAGTGTGCATCTTGTTTTCCTAGTGGGGACAGCAGGGACGGTGCAAGCCCAGCTACACGTCACCGGGCCCCATTCGGCTCGTTCACCAGGGCTGCTACAGCACCCGTGCCCACCAGCTCCGGTACTGCGGACAGTGCACTGACTCCCGCTGCTGCACGCCTTATCAGACCACCACGGCTGAGTTGACCTTCCGCTGCCCCTCCGGCAGACTGCTACAGCGAGCTGTGATGATGATCCACTCATGTGTTTGTCATAACAACTGCCCCTACTCACCTTACAGTAACCCTGCTCTGTGGGGATTCAGGCCCTGATCGGCCTGTATGAGCTCTGACTCACTCAGAAAGACTTCACTGACTGATTCGTATCACCAGGCGGATCCACATAGACATTCTCTAATCAACAGACcttgaaagagaaaatgataaTTGTAGATATAAACTGTGATTGAGTTGGGTTGAACGATGATCTTCACATGTGTACAAGCTCAAACTGCACTTATTCACAACTCCTTTTCACTCCCACCCCTTGGGAAGCCATTCATTATTTGGCAAATCTAGACGAAATAAGCAAACTTAGTTTACAGTAGCCCAGAAGTGACAACGTGCtgaacaggaacaggaacaggaacaggGAAAGAGATGGATCAGACAGAGAAGACAATATATAAGATAAAGAGACATAAGTGTATAACCCACAAAGTAAAAGTCATATATTACAAGTGGGTTTTAAGGAAAATGTGCACTGATTTGCCTTCTCTGAGACTTTTCCTCCTGGAGGTCAGAGGGCATGACTCTTTACAGACCCTGATCATGTAATGCCTTGTATGtggcattttaaaatcaatcctCAAAGTGACAAGGAGCCATAAGAGACAAACTAAAGTTGGTGCCATGTGTGATTTGTATTAAGTTTTTCTGGAACATTTTCAGTCGCAATAGATCAAATTAGCTCCTGAGCAAGATACACAGTAGTGGAGGCCTGAGGCGAGGAGCTGGGATCAGAAGTACACTGGGCTAAACATTTTGGACAAGTGAGCCAATTAAATTGAAAGTAATTCTTCGTTCCACATCTCGGCCAAGAAAAATAATGTTCTTGTAATTCAAGAATTTTTTTCTCTACTTAAATATGAACTGAGGACAGTTGGCCATGAGTTTAATATGGTCATAAAGACAGTTTTAAAGACATACTTTAATACTACTGCTAATCGGCAATATACGGTATGTCTTAGATGCCAAAGAACGACCCCAACCTTTGTGTTGACAGATATTGAGCAAAGCAACTTTTAACTTGTACAgttcttgtgtgtttgtagtcACGTGACATTGCACTTATTTCttaattttcttattttgttgtAAATAATTCCAGACAGATgtatagtgaaaaatgtctcaATATTTTACATACGACTTGtatttttactctaaatgttttgtatatttttccaCAGATTTATATAGTCATGttgtacatactgtagcttTCACCTAATCATTCATCAATCATTACTGTGCAGTAcacaatacataaatacacagcATTTTGGTATTTTATATGATTAATGAAGGAAAATTAATGATTAGTGTTGCTGTTGATGTCTTCTTTAAAATGCTGCACATCCGCTTGCACTGCACCTCAGTCAGACATCCTGACATCTAGTGGACAAAATGATCTCCTGCTGAAGTTGAGGCAGCGCAACAACTTCAGATACCATCAGCTCTCTGTTGAGAAGCTGCAACACAAAGTGCGTTACCACAGGATGTGGTTAACCTTACAGTTTCTGTACCCTACCATataatagattaaaaaaagaaagaatctaTCCGAATAACAAAAGGTGCTGGCTACTTCCTGGGGCTGTATGACACAGAAACGTGATTATTCATCACGTTTAAAACTCATGTTAGAAATGGTGCTAGAAGCTTACGTGACTGAACTCGAGCTTGACATTCAGTTTCCATTTCTCATAAGGTTTTCTCGGTGGTGtcagagaaaggaagaaaaccTACGTGCGTGTTCAAACCAGCACATTTTAACCTGTAACTGTAGGCTAAGCTGTTACATGAGTTCAGCATGGATCCTCTTTAGATCACTTTCAGTTAAAAGTTAAATCCTTTCTGATGTGACAAACcagccaaccacacacacacaacccatgCTATTTCCTGGATACCAGCAGGTGCAGCAACTCAAGTCTTCTCTGACGATCCATGCTGTGATTCTGTTTCACACTCACCGAGGGAAGGAACTGTACTAACTGCCGCCCAGAAGACAATGAATTACACATGCCAAACTATCAGCTTTGACTTCTCAGGCAAATTTCTGCCTCCGGTTTACATCTTAGTCTTCATCATTGGTCTGGTAGCTAATGGATGGGGATTGAAGTCTTTGCTGCACAACTGGAAGAAACTGGGTAACatcaatgtttttgttctcaACCTCGGaattgctgatattttgtatctgCTCACGGTACCATTTTTGGTGGTGTACTATGTTTTGAAGAGTAAATGGATCTTTGGAGATGCGTTCTGCAAGATAACAAGATTCTGCTTCAACCTGAATCTATATGGCAGCATTGGGTTCCTTACGTGTATTAGTGTGTACCGGTACCTCGCCATTGTCCATCCGATGAGAGTGATGGGAAGAATAACTGTCAGTCACTCTGTGGGGATCTCAGTCTTGGTTTGGCTGTTTGTGAGCGTTCAAAGCCTTCCAGACATGTTCTACACTAAAACATTTGGAAACAAACCTGGGAAATGTTATGAAACCACCGGTGTGACTTATGTTGAGGATTACCTGAAATACAGCTTTGGATGGTCAATCACTGGCTTTTTCATCCCATTCCTCATCACTCTGGGCTGCTATGGACATGTGATTGTCGTTCTCTGTCGCACAAACAACACTGACAAGGTACTGAAACAGAG
This window of the Cottoperca gobio chromosome 7, fCotGob3.1, whole genome shotgun sequence genome carries:
- the ccn5 gene encoding CCN family member 5 codes for the protein MDRLLCDCVTALAVLLCVATQVLCQLCDRPCLCPSSVPQCPTGVPLMLDGCRCCQVCARLQGEPCTEMFPCDSQRGLQCDYSASFPGDPGECVSQEDLGCEVNGISYHEGQSFQPSCDSYCHCRGGGVSCVPTCPLNARLPTPDCPNPQHIRLPGKCCKEWVCENLENTVIQDAITAMRPGRLWPALRMDHPLNKLVPPASTCTEQSTQWSACSQSCGAGLSIRVSNQNPACKLQMETRLCKVRPCRTVQPAPRKPMWGQQGRCKPSYTSPGPIRLVHQGCYSTRAHQLRYCGQCTDSRCCTPYQTTTAELTFRCPSGRLLQRAVMMIHSCVCHNNCPYSPYSNPALWGFRP